From Psychroflexus torquis ATCC 700755, the proteins below share one genomic window:
- a CDS encoding OmpA family protein, with protein MKKLNKLFLVLALSLGVFSTQAQDENNPWAVVIGTNAVDFYAADNGFIPSEMSSGSLFSEYFNASDNWNFLPSVSYLEIQRYVGDGFSARLSGSLNQIDRLGDLPADDLSFYNIGAGVQYNFKNILNTSFIDPFLGVGAGYYWVEGSGASTFDSDLGINFWFTDNIAFTVKSSFKTAFEDDNFDYFQHSAGLTIAFGGTDSDGDGVYDKNDMCPDVPGLAEFNGCPDSDGDGITDKDDKCPDTAGLEEFDGCADSDSDGIADPNDDCPNEAGTEALNGCPDADNDGIANKNDDCPNEAGPKANNGCPYPDADGDGVLDKDDMCPDVAGTEANNGCPEVTEEIQKELNEYAKTINFETGKTTISKNSEEALTAIIAILDEYPNAKFTVEGHTDSVGSAKNNESLSEARALSVKSYLVKNGVDEFRLSSAGFGEQKPVESNDTKAGRAENRRVEINLKK; from the coding sequence ATGAAAAAATTGAACAAACTTTTTTTGGTACTTGCACTTTCTTTAGGCGTGTTTAGTACACAAGCACAAGATGAAAATAACCCCTGGGCTGTTGTTATCGGAACTAATGCAGTGGATTTTTATGCTGCTGATAATGGCTTTATACCAAGCGAAATGTCAAGTGGAAGCCTGTTTAGTGAATATTTTAATGCTAGCGATAATTGGAATTTCTTACCATCGGTATCTTACCTCGAGATTCAAAGATATGTTGGTGATGGATTCTCAGCCAGATTAAGTGGATCCCTTAATCAAATTGATCGATTAGGTGATCTCCCTGCCGATGACTTAAGTTTTTATAATATAGGTGCTGGTGTTCAATATAATTTTAAAAACATTCTAAACACTTCTTTTATTGATCCTTTTTTAGGAGTTGGTGCTGGATATTATTGGGTAGAGGGTAGTGGAGCCTCAACGTTTGATTCTGATTTAGGTATCAATTTTTGGTTTACAGATAATATAGCATTCACTGTGAAATCATCTTTCAAAACTGCTTTTGAAGATGATAATTTCGATTATTTCCAGCATTCTGCTGGTTTAACTATTGCATTTGGTGGAACTGATTCTGATGGAGACGGTGTTTATGATAAAAACGACATGTGCCCAGATGTACCAGGTTTAGCTGAATTTAACGGCTGTCCAGATTCTGATGGTGATGGTATTACTGATAAGGACGATAAATGTCCTGATACTGCTGGATTAGAAGAATTTGACGGTTGTGCAGATTCTGATAGTGACGGTATTGCAGATCCAAATGATGATTGTCCAAACGAAGCTGGTACTGAAGCTTTAAATGGATGTCCAGATGCAGATAACGATGGAATAGCCAATAAAAATGATGACTGTCCAAATGAAGCTGGACCAAAGGCAAACAACGGATGTCCTTATCCTGATGCAGACGGAGACGGTGTATTAGACAAAGATGATATGTGTCCAGATGTTGCTGGTACTGAAGCAAATAATGGTTGTCCAGAAGTTACTGAAGAAATTCAAAAAGAATTGAATGAGTATGCTAAAACCATCAATTTTGAAACTGGTAAAACAACAATTTCAAAAAATTCTGAGGAAGCCTTAACTGCTATTATAGCAATTCTTGACGAATATCCTAATGCTAAATTTACAGTGGAAGGACATACTGATAGTGTAGGTAGTGCTAAAAACAACGAAAGCCTTTCTGAAGCTAGGGCTCTTTCTGTGAAATCTTACCTTGTTAAAAATGGTGTAGATGAATTTAGATTATCATCTGCAGGTTTTGGAGAACAAAAACCTGTTGAGAGTAATGATACTAAAGCGGGTAGAGCAGAAAACAGAAGAGTTGAAATTAACTTGAAGAAGTAA
- the kbl gene encoding glycine C-acetyltransferase has product MYSNKLKHQLTEEIQNIKDDGLYKKERIITSPQGAEITLDSGESVLNFCSNNYLGLSSHPDVVKAAKDTLDTHGFGMSSVRFICGTQDIHKTLEHEIAGFYGTEDTILYAACFDANGGVFEPLLTKEDAIISDSLNHASVIDGVRLCKAARYRYQNGDMEDLELQLQKAKNDGARHILIATDGVFSMDGLVAPLDKICDLADKYESLVMIDECHATGFIGDKGIGTLEEKGVLGRVDIITGTLGKALGGAMGGYTTGKKEVIDLLRQRSRPYLFSNSLAPSIVGASIKVFDILKNDNTLRKKLTENTSYFKTHMKDAGFDIIDGESAIVPVMLYDAKLAQEMAAMLLEEGIYVIGFFYPVVPKGKARIRVQLSAAHNQKQLNKAIEAFIRVGKHLKVIES; this is encoded by the coding sequence ATGTATTCAAATAAACTAAAACATCAACTTACAGAAGAAATACAAAATATAAAAGATGATGGACTTTATAAAAAAGAACGTATTATCACTTCTCCACAAGGAGCAGAAATCACTTTAGATTCTGGTGAAAGCGTTTTGAATTTTTGTTCAAATAACTACTTAGGCTTATCTTCTCACCCAGACGTGGTTAAAGCGGCAAAAGACACATTAGACACCCATGGTTTTGGAATGTCTAGTGTAAGGTTTATTTGTGGAACTCAAGACATACACAAAACTTTGGAACATGAAATCGCTGGATTTTATGGAACCGAGGACACCATCCTCTACGCTGCCTGTTTCGATGCAAACGGAGGTGTTTTTGAGCCCTTACTCACCAAAGAAGATGCAATCATTTCCGATTCGCTGAATCATGCTTCAGTCATTGATGGAGTAAGGTTATGTAAGGCTGCTAGATATCGATATCAAAATGGAGATATGGAAGATCTAGAGCTACAATTACAAAAAGCCAAAAATGATGGTGCTAGACATATATTAATCGCAACCGACGGTGTTTTTTCTATGGATGGCTTAGTTGCTCCATTAGATAAAATTTGTGATTTAGCAGATAAATATGAATCATTGGTTATGATCGACGAATGCCATGCTACTGGTTTTATAGGCGATAAGGGAATTGGAACCTTAGAAGAAAAAGGTGTTTTGGGTCGTGTCGATATTATAACAGGAACCTTAGGCAAGGCTTTAGGGGGTGCTATGGGTGGTTATACGACTGGCAAAAAAGAAGTTATTGATCTATTGAGACAGAGATCACGTCCTTATTTATTTTCAAATTCTTTGGCACCATCAATAGTAGGAGCTTCTATAAAAGTTTTTGATATTCTCAAAAATGACAACACTTTAAGAAAAAAACTTACAGAAAACACATCTTATTTCAAAACCCACATGAAAGATGCAGGATTTGACATTATTGATGGAGAATCTGCTATCGTTCCTGTTATGCTTTATGATGCTAAATTAGCCCAAGAAATGGCTGCTATGCTACTAGAGGAAGGTATCTATGTCATTGGATTTTTCTATCCAGTTGTCCCTAAAGGAAAAGCTAGAATACGTGTCCAGTTATCTGCTGCACATAATCAAAAACAACTTAATAAAGCTATCGAGGCCTTTATAAGAGTAGGTAAGCATTTAAAAGTTATTGAAAGTTAA
- a CDS encoding UvrD-helicase domain-containing protein yields the protein MMLTTSNFRIYNASAGSGKTFKLAERYLNLLLSSPQNSSFQNILAITFTNKAVGEMKSRILEYLVSFSEGKTSLEDDPMLLLIHKSTGLTKEQIQKKSKRVLEAILNNYAAFEVSTIDAFTHRIIRTFAKDLGLSMNFDIEMDTKQVLELAVERVVEKAGKEEELTDVLIDFAAEKVEDDKSGNITLDIINASSLLLSEKDEAYIAILKDYNLKDFKQLKTKLKKEVLSIDEHLLSIGNAFLNGMQDNGLEAKDFKGGYIPKFFKKLSEDNVTLTFSAQWQNTLEDEETYVTKKLNDEVKSRVFSMKSIIVEKFEAVKSLYSNKKLYEKVHRNITQLSLLGAVKGEMELLKKEQNIMLISDFNKKISEEIKKQPAPFIFERLGEKFQHFFIDEFQDTSRLQWNNLIPLTANALSALFDDEKPGTLTLVGDAKQSIYAWRGGDAHQFIDLSQGDSPFSTKQSVETLSSNFRSSKAIVSFNNDFFEFVGHQLNDEKLKTLFSGEHLKQKMHKTEEGYVNLRFLEASSNEERAEVYPEEILKIILQKKEQGFPLGDICILIRQKSEGIAIAEYLNQQNIPIISSETLLIKSDDQVQFVLALLHVLNDDKDELSKAEVLEKILTRLSFSEEEHFTILRNTLHKGEDVFWESLKQLGFTFNSKHFHTLPFYDAVEYLIHRFQIEKFASAYLQFFLDEVFEFTQKQNGNLNAFLDYWSNQGNNKSIVSTESENAVQIMTIHKSKGLQFPVVIFPYAKQQIDYTGTSHLWVKLPEKFQIPFALITKPGRDIDNPDYTESYLNLVNGLEMENINILYVALTRAASELFILSEDDRDKSGKIKPNTYSGLLMSYLESEGKTIKVLIEYEWGKSTLPKKGQVSEVENISFKFHSPSPSLSLNLVTTAGKLWNEDLTDALQKGNLIHSLLSRIHIPSDINASLEWHYTNGFFEEEKLGIYRNLLNNIVTHKELKDYFSNDYEIWNEKDVFFKNQLLRPDRVNIKGGNAVLIDYKTGKTSNQHINQINTYAESLIALKYNVKNKLLVYLNESIEVKFV from the coding sequence ATGATGTTGACAACGTCCAATTTTAGGATTTATAATGCTTCTGCAGGATCTGGTAAAACCTTTAAATTAGCAGAGCGCTACCTAAACTTGCTTCTTTCTTCTCCTCAAAATAGTAGCTTTCAAAATATTTTGGCCATCACTTTCACCAATAAAGCCGTTGGGGAAATGAAATCTAGAATTTTGGAGTATCTCGTGAGTTTTTCTGAAGGTAAGACCTCTTTGGAAGATGATCCTATGCTCCTATTAATTCATAAAAGCACGGGCTTAACCAAAGAGCAAATTCAGAAGAAATCTAAAAGAGTCCTTGAGGCAATTCTAAATAATTATGCCGCTTTTGAAGTTTCTACTATAGATGCTTTTACGCATAGAATTATAAGAACTTTCGCGAAAGACTTGGGCCTATCTATGAATTTTGATATAGAAATGGATACCAAGCAAGTCTTGGAACTGGCTGTAGAACGAGTTGTTGAAAAAGCAGGGAAAGAGGAAGAGCTAACCGATGTTCTCATTGATTTTGCTGCAGAAAAAGTGGAAGATGATAAAAGCGGAAATATAACTTTAGATATCATCAATGCTTCAAGTCTTCTCCTAAGTGAAAAGGACGAAGCCTATATTGCTATTTTAAAAGATTACAATCTGAAGGACTTTAAACAGCTTAAAACTAAGCTTAAAAAAGAAGTTTTGTCGATCGATGAACATCTGCTTTCTATTGGAAACGCTTTTCTAAATGGAATGCAGGATAATGGACTAGAGGCAAAAGATTTCAAAGGGGGTTATATTCCGAAATTTTTTAAAAAGCTTTCCGAAGATAACGTTACGCTTACTTTTTCTGCACAATGGCAAAACACACTAGAAGATGAAGAGACCTATGTCACCAAAAAGCTTAACGATGAAGTAAAAAGTAGAGTGTTTTCTATGAAAAGCATTATCGTAGAGAAATTTGAAGCGGTTAAATCTCTTTATTCCAATAAGAAACTATACGAGAAAGTACACCGAAACATCACCCAATTATCTTTACTAGGTGCAGTAAAGGGGGAAATGGAACTCCTCAAAAAGGAGCAAAACATCATGTTGATTTCAGATTTTAACAAAAAGATAAGTGAGGAAATAAAGAAGCAACCCGCCCCTTTTATTTTTGAACGCTTAGGAGAGAAATTTCAGCATTTTTTTATAGATGAGTTTCAAGATACCTCAAGGCTGCAGTGGAATAATTTGATTCCGTTAACAGCAAATGCTCTTTCTGCTTTATTTGATGACGAAAAACCTGGCACCTTAACCCTTGTTGGGGATGCCAAGCAATCCATCTACGCTTGGCGAGGTGGAGATGCTCATCAATTTATAGATCTTTCTCAGGGTGATTCCCCATTCTCCACAAAACAAAGTGTGGAAACCTTAAGCAGTAACTTTAGGAGTAGTAAGGCTATTGTTTCTTTCAATAATGATTTTTTTGAATTTGTTGGCCATCAGCTTAATGATGAAAAGCTAAAGACTTTGTTTAGCGGAGAACACTTAAAGCAAAAGATGCATAAAACGGAAGAAGGATATGTTAATCTTAGATTTTTAGAAGCCTCAAGCAATGAAGAAAGAGCTGAAGTATATCCAGAAGAAATTCTAAAAATAATACTTCAAAAGAAAGAACAAGGTTTTCCACTAGGTGACATTTGTATTTTAATTCGACAAAAATCTGAAGGTATTGCGATTGCAGAATATTTAAATCAGCAGAATATTCCAATAATTTCTTCTGAAACTTTACTGATTAAATCAGACGATCAAGTTCAGTTTGTTTTAGCTCTTCTACATGTTTTAAATGACGATAAAGACGAGCTGTCTAAAGCAGAGGTTCTAGAGAAAATCTTGACAAGGTTATCATTTTCAGAAGAGGAGCATTTTACTATTTTAAGAAACACACTCCATAAAGGAGAAGATGTCTTCTGGGAAAGTTTAAAACAGCTCGGCTTCACCTTTAACTCCAAACACTTCCATACCCTACCTTTTTATGATGCTGTAGAATACCTTATCCACAGGTTTCAAATTGAAAAATTTGCAAGTGCATATCTCCAGTTTTTTCTTGATGAAGTTTTTGAATTCACGCAAAAGCAAAATGGAAATCTAAATGCTTTTCTAGACTATTGGTCAAATCAAGGTAACAATAAAAGCATCGTGAGCACAGAAAGTGAAAATGCTGTACAAATCATGACCATTCATAAAAGTAAAGGACTTCAATTTCCAGTTGTAATTTTCCCTTATGCTAAACAACAGATCGATTATACGGGGACAAGTCATCTTTGGGTAAAACTACCAGAAAAATTCCAAATCCCCTTCGCTCTTATCACTAAGCCTGGAAGAGATATAGATAACCCTGATTATACAGAAAGCTATCTTAACTTAGTAAACGGATTAGAAATGGAAAACATAAATATTCTTTATGTGGCTTTGACCCGAGCTGCGTCAGAGTTGTTTATCCTTTCGGAAGATGATAGAGATAAGAGTGGAAAGATAAAACCTAATACTTACTCAGGCTTACTTATGAGTTACCTAGAATCTGAAGGTAAAACCATTAAGGTCTTGATTGAATATGAATGGGGTAAAAGTACTCTGCCTAAAAAAGGGCAAGTTTCTGAAGTAGAGAACATCAGCTTTAAATTTCATTCTCCTTCCCCAAGTTTAAGTTTAAATCTAGTAACAACTGCTGGAAAACTATGGAATGAAGATCTTACAGACGCCCTTCAAAAAGGAAATTTAATCCATTCCCTTTTATCCAGAATACATATTCCAAGCGATATTAATGCATCATTAGAATGGCATTATACCAATGGATTTTTTGAAGAGGAGAAACTAGGTATTTATAGAAATTTACTTAATAATATAGTCACACATAAAGAACTTAAGGATTACTTCTCCAACGACTATGAAATATGGAATGAGAAAGATGTTTTTTTTAAAAATCAACTTTTAAGACCAGATAGGGTGAACATTAAGGGTGGAAATGCTGTTCTGATCGATTATAAAACTGGAAAAACATCAAATCAACATATTAATCAGATCAATACGTATGCTGAATCTTTGATAGCTTTAAAATATAATGTTAAGAATAAACTGCTCGTTTATCTAAATGAATCCATTGAAGTAAAGTTTGTTTAA
- a CDS encoding superoxide dismutase encodes MAFELQKLDYAHDALEPHIDAKTMEIHHGKHHAGYTQKLNTALEGSDLEGRTIENILINLDLSNNAVRNNAGGFYNHSLFWKVMSPKGGGKPSGELAKAIDESFGSFDSFKDAFSTAAAGQFGSGWAWLTVHSGGKVEVCSTANQDNPLMPNVGQGGTPILGLDVWEHAYYLNYQNRRPDYINAFFNVINWEEVSKRYSENK; translated from the coding sequence ATGGCTTTTGAATTACAAAAATTAGATTACGCTCATGACGCACTTGAGCCACATATTGATGCAAAAACGATGGAAATTCATCATGGTAAGCACCATGCTGGATACACCCAAAAATTAAATACTGCTTTAGAAGGTTCAGATTTGGAAGGCAGAACTATTGAAAACATACTTATAAATTTAGACCTATCCAATAATGCAGTGAGAAATAATGCAGGAGGTTTTTATAATCACAGTTTGTTTTGGAAAGTAATGTCTCCAAAAGGTGGTGGAAAACCATCTGGAGAATTAGCAAAAGCTATCGATGAATCTTTTGGATCTTTCGATTCTTTTAAAGATGCTTTCTCTACAGCTGCTGCAGGACAATTTGGTTCTGGATGGGCTTGGTTAACTGTCCATAGCGGTGGTAAGGTAGAGGTTTGCTCTACAGCAAATCAAGACAACCCATTGATGCCTAATGTAGGCCAAGGGGGAACACCTATTTTAGGATTGGATGTTTGGGAACATGCTTACTATTTAAACTATCAAAATAGAAGACCAGACTACATTAATGCATTTTTTAATGTTATCAACTGGGAAGAAGTTTCAAAACGCTATTCAGAAAATAAATAA
- a CDS encoding glycosyltransferase family 9 protein, which translates to MKHPRHILVIRLSAMGDVAMTVPVLKQLLETYPKLKITVLTKPFFASIFEHLDRVQVVKAEVKTKHKGISGLWVLAKSLHRLEFDSIADLHNVLRSRILCGFLKVKGHDYYRIYKGRAEKKALTRANNKIFRPLKSTHRRYAEVFKNLNLPLDKTFQIKKQRLVLSKAMSSSKELDTSQKWIGIAPFAAHSPKQYPLKLMKQVITKLNEKGVQVLLFGGGSKERKRLESLAKDFKKCYSIAGKFSFPEELQLISNLEVMLSMDSGNGHLAAMFGVDVITLWGATHPYTGFAPYGQTEDQQLLPDLKKYPLLPTSVYGNKKVNAYKKVMHDITPNEVFQTLKPYLD; encoded by the coding sequence ATGAAACACCCAAGACACATCCTAGTTATACGCTTATCTGCTATGGGAGATGTAGCTATGACTGTACCAGTCTTAAAACAGCTCCTAGAAACGTATCCAAAATTAAAAATCACTGTTCTTACAAAACCATTTTTCGCCTCTATTTTCGAGCATTTAGATAGGGTGCAAGTAGTAAAAGCAGAAGTAAAAACTAAACATAAAGGAATTTCTGGACTTTGGGTATTGGCGAAAAGCCTTCATCGTTTAGAATTTGATTCTATTGCAGATTTGCACAATGTTTTAAGGTCTCGCATTTTATGTGGGTTTTTAAAAGTTAAGGGGCATGACTATTACAGGATATACAAAGGTCGAGCAGAGAAAAAAGCTTTAACACGCGCAAATAATAAAATTTTCAGACCTCTGAAATCTACACACAGGCGTTATGCAGAGGTATTCAAGAACCTGAATTTGCCTTTAGATAAAACTTTTCAAATAAAGAAGCAAAGACTCGTTCTCTCTAAAGCTATGTCTTCCTCTAAGGAACTAGACACCTCTCAGAAATGGATTGGTATAGCGCCGTTTGCAGCACATTCTCCAAAACAATACCCTTTAAAGCTTATGAAGCAGGTCATTACAAAATTGAATGAAAAAGGGGTGCAAGTTTTATTATTTGGTGGTGGGTCAAAAGAAAGAAAACGCTTGGAGTCTCTTGCTAAAGATTTTAAGAAATGTTATTCTATCGCAGGGAAGTTTAGTTTTCCTGAAGAATTACAGCTCATTTCAAATTTAGAAGTTATGCTGTCTATGGATAGTGGAAATGGACATTTGGCAGCTATGTTTGGAGTAGATGTTATCACTTTGTGGGGGGCAACTCATCCTTATACAGGGTTTGCCCCCTATGGACAAACCGAAGATCAACAATTATTACCCGATTTAAAAAAATATCCTTTGTTACCAACTTCAGTTTATGGGAATAAAAAAGTAAACGCTTATAAGAAGGTTATGCACGACATCACTCCTAATGAGGTCTTTCAAACATTAAAACCTTATTTAGACTAG